The Iamia majanohamensis genome window below encodes:
- the ngg gene encoding N-acetylglutaminylglutamine synthetase, which translates to MPGRARRPADDGWDHAEAITTTPWDTPPTHLQETMDQDVVLDCGWGQLVFGQTFADQRTMASVLRQEVHGRRDICLYLRDPHVFVARHPHEFFIDPSYTYRLRFTPTDAEPPVAPGVVVRPIQGTDDAEAMDRIYVRCGMVPAPPDVLWRNHAETDHVLYLVAVRADTGEILGTVTGIDHERLFHDPERGSSLWCLAVDPDCSVPGVGRTLVGALAQVFRERGRSYMDLSVVHDNDAAIALYEKLGFARVPVYGVKRKNAINEPLFTSLPTETIEDLNPYARIIADEAIRRGIRVEVLDAEAGELRLTHGGRTVVTREALSEYTTAVAMSRCDDKRLTRRIVAEAGITVPQGRLATFDDDDAAFLEEVGDAVVKPVRGEQGLGITVGISGPDELARACARAREHCPDVLIEERAPGDDLRLVVIDGEVVAAAVRRPAEVVGTGEATIRDLMEAQSRRRQAATGGESSIPIDDVTIATIEEAGHGLDDVLAEGVRLRVRRTANLHTGGTIHDVTAEVHPDLRTVATTAARAIDIPVTGIDLLVPDVRAPEYVFIEANERPGLANHEPQPTAAAFVDFLFPGNRGLPRVWTPEGATDH; encoded by the coding sequence CTGCCGGGCCGGGCCCGCCGCCCCGCCGACGACGGCTGGGACCACGCCGAGGCCATCACCACCACCCCGTGGGACACGCCCCCCACCCACCTGCAGGAGACGATGGACCAGGACGTGGTCCTCGACTGCGGGTGGGGCCAGCTGGTCTTCGGGCAGACCTTCGCCGACCAGCGGACGATGGCGAGCGTGCTGCGCCAAGAGGTCCACGGCCGGCGCGACATCTGCCTCTACCTGCGCGACCCCCACGTGTTCGTGGCCCGCCACCCCCACGAGTTCTTCATCGACCCCAGCTACACCTACCGGCTGCGGTTCACCCCCACCGACGCCGAGCCCCCCGTCGCCCCCGGCGTCGTGGTCCGCCCCATCCAGGGCACCGACGACGCCGAGGCCATGGACCGCATCTACGTGCGCTGCGGCATGGTGCCCGCTCCGCCCGACGTCCTCTGGCGCAACCACGCCGAGACCGACCACGTCCTCTACCTCGTCGCCGTGCGGGCCGACACGGGGGAGATCCTGGGGACCGTCACCGGCATCGACCACGAGCGCCTGTTCCACGACCCCGAGCGCGGCTCCAGCCTCTGGTGCCTGGCCGTGGACCCGGACTGCTCGGTCCCGGGCGTGGGCCGCACCCTCGTCGGGGCCCTGGCCCAGGTCTTCCGGGAGCGGGGCCGCAGCTACATGGACCTCTCGGTCGTCCACGACAACGACGCCGCCATCGCCCTCTACGAGAAGCTCGGCTTCGCCCGCGTCCCCGTCTACGGGGTCAAGCGCAAGAACGCCATCAACGAGCCCCTCTTCACCTCGCTGCCCACCGAGACCATCGAGGACCTCAACCCCTACGCGCGGATCATCGCCGACGAGGCCATCCGACGGGGGATCCGCGTCGAGGTCCTCGACGCCGAGGCCGGCGAGCTGCGCCTCACCCACGGCGGGCGCACCGTCGTCACCCGGGAGGCCCTCTCGGAGTACACCACCGCGGTGGCCATGAGCCGCTGCGACGACAAGCGCCTCACCCGTCGCATCGTGGCCGAGGCGGGCATCACCGTCCCGCAGGGCCGGCTGGCCACCTTCGACGACGACGACGCCGCCTTCCTCGAGGAGGTGGGCGACGCCGTGGTGAAGCCGGTCCGGGGGGAGCAGGGCCTCGGCATCACCGTCGGCATCTCCGGGCCCGACGAGCTGGCCCGGGCCTGCGCCCGCGCCCGCGAGCACTGCCCCGACGTCCTCATCGAGGAGCGGGCGCCGGGCGACGACCTCCGCCTCGTGGTCATCGACGGCGAGGTGGTCGCCGCCGCGGTGCGCCGCCCGGCCGAGGTGGTCGGCACCGGCGAGGCCACCATCCGCGACCTGATGGAGGCCCAGAGCCGTCGGCGCCAGGCCGCCACCGGGGGCGAGTCGAGCATCCCCATCGACGACGTCACCATCGCCACCATCGAGGAGGCCGGCCACGGCCTCGACGACGTGCTGGCCGAGGGCGTCCGGCTCCGGGTGCGGCGCACGGCCAACCTCCACACCGGTGGCACCATCCACGACGTGACCGCCGAGGTGCACCCCGACCTGCGGACCGTGGCCACCACCGCGGCCCGCGCCATCGACATCCCCGTGACCGGCATCGACCTGCTCGTGCCCGACGTCCGGGCCCCCGAGTACGTGTTCATCGAGGCGAACGAGCGCCCGGGGCTGGCCAACCACGAGCCCCAGCCCACCGCGGCCGCGTTCGTCGACTTCCTCTTCCCCGGCAACCGGGGACTCCCCCGCGTCTGGACCCCCGAAGGAGCCACCGACCACTGA